One window of Daphnia carinata strain CSIRO-1 chromosome 7, CSIRO_AGI_Dcar_HiC_V3, whole genome shotgun sequence genomic DNA carries:
- the LOC130699293 gene encoding trace amine-associated receptor 7c-like: MVPLMYSPTVYNQSCQWSNIHDVSKTAISSNASSLLSPSSNTAQSRDWGLMLATGSSLSGYDLFRCAVVLAVTCGLISGNLILALAVNCKYSAGILQFQTRCLLTSIATNHVATGLLVTIWNIYPSLIGCWPYGVLLCQIQAVLLGSLNQHGSILWILVALDRYIFATRRHRYLQLASSKLCVWVAGSTWGLSFAYYTSIVLPYRAFDYSNDGLAGCAPVPQTGVLMLVSTCLLYFPTTMILLYVYGTVFHSHNSSQRLVPTRTVALPGQGAHFVKSTRYECNDHCTEGYCNVKVEEAVTRSVATMSLAFIINSTPWIIKQIIVACLGNEVVPWLDFVITWSSLSLGVWNPILCWLLCPPIRDGVRHILSMACSCCYTNNYSQPTRRSSTWATEISTVNGLAGLSCEIHPSPEQQQPKPHPNSPVTGPTTPIRGVQYLPHILPPPPSVKASVQLVASPCCSPGRSLGAVDHDERIWSEILERSLSSSSLHHLHRLQRNHDDDEENDLCSSQPSRELDPTRTSVAMSYQQEKRRNGKPPVGNWHV; this comes from the exons ATGGTGCCGTTGATGTACTCGCCGACCGTGTACAATCAGAGTTGCCAATGGTCCAATATCCATGACGTGAGCAAGACGGCCATTAGCAGCAATGCGTCTTCTTTGTTGTCGCCATCATCCAACACGGCACAGTCTCGTGATTGGGGGTTGATGCTGGCCACTGGGTCATCGCTCTCCGGCTACGACCTATTTCGCTGCGCCGTCGTCTTGGCCGTCACGTGTGGATTAATTTCGGGCAACTTGATCCTGGCCCTGGCCGTCAACTGTAAATACTCGGCCGGAATCCTTCAATTCCAA ACACGCTGTTTACTGACATCGATCGCTACCAATCACGTTGCTACCGGGTTATTAGTCACCATATGGAATATCTACCCGAGCTTAATAGGCTGCTGGCCCTACGGAGTCCTTCTCTGCCAAATACAA GCAGTACTGCTGGGCTCGCTGAATCAACACGGTTCTATCTTATGGATATTGGTGGCTTTGGATCGTTACATTTTTGCTACTCGTCGGCATCGATACTTGCAGCTCGCCTCGTCCAAG CTTTGCGTTTGGGTGGCAGGATCTACTTGGGGTCTCTCTTTCGCCTACTATACTTCAATTGTATTGCCCTACAGAGCCTTCGACTATAG CAACGACGGACTTGCCGGCTGTGCTCCGGTACCTCAAACGGGCGTTCTCATGTTGGTCAGCACCTGCTTGCTCTACTTCCCGACGACCATGATTTTACTTTACGTCTATGGTACCGTCTTCCATTCGCACAACAGTAGTCAACGGTTAGTTCCGACGAGGACTGTGGCGTTACCAGGGCAGGGCGCTCATTTCGTCAAATCTACTCGTTACGAATGTAACGATCATTGTACCGAAGGGTATTGCAAC gtcaaggTGGAAGAAGCAGTGACTCGGTCCGTGGCGACCATGTCTTTGGCCTTCATTATCAATTCAACACCGTGGATCATTAAGCAAATCATCGTCGCATGTCTTGGCAACGAG GTCGTGCCGTGGTTGGACTTTGTGATCACTTGGAGCTCACTGAGTCTGGGCGTTTGGAACCCGATACTCTGTTGGCTGCTTTGTCCGCCGATTAGAGATGGCGTCCGACATATACTCTCAATGGCCTGTTCCTGCTGCTACACCAACAATTATTCACAACCCACAA GGCGATCGTCCACGTGGGCAACGGAGATATCGACCGTTAACGGCCTGGCAGGCCTTTCTTGCGAGATTCATCCGAGCCCAGAACAGCAGCAACCCAAACCGCATCCAAATTCGCCCGTTACCGGTCCCACGACGCCCATCCGTGGCGTCCAGTACCTGCCTCACATTTTACCACCACCTCCATCGGTCAAGGCCTCTGTCCAGTTGGTAGCGTCCCCGTGCTGCTCACCGGGGCGATCTCTCGGAGCTGTCGATCACGACGAGCGAATTTGGAGCGAGATTCTCGAGCGGAGTCTTTCTTCCAGCTCACTGCATCATTTACATAGGTTGCAACGTAACcatgacgacgatgaagaaaaTGACCTTTGTAGTAGCCAGCCGAGTCGAGAGCTGGACCCAACACGAACATCGGTTGCGATGTCGTATCAGCAGGAGAAACGTCGTAACGGGAAACCGCCAGTTGGCAACTGGCACGTCTGA
- the LOC130699291 gene encoding ionotropic receptor 93a-like: MLFCVLLLLASTGIHVRSAYYELYSEIRPDERWFLDDAKLVPISCDNGDCSTLFNKHNKHKIAKRSVVQVETIKDYIKFLLRGNRTKDDDTNTGPYRTSNITLGVVMDKNFIGDLQMFTKIFDITNLPVSTELEYLRQQNFSITYFNPTDKLTPNINTVLSILPCEILNRFDKSLVSLPVVHIAITSDNCPRITRWAVLMVPVVKAGGELPQIFTDLRLSETLGWKEAIIIAEEHTNKELFDTLVDSLSRPVLQKNPLALTVVKLHGPVALRKKNFENQLLQLQVRPKGRNFIMVAKQDTALWAFDAATDIGMVNPYSQWLFLITDSIDPSIFLPTVEDGQNISFLYNISEAGESDSTPSINEPNDLSCYSARLLEAYVNALHQVIRSEETRYFQTTEDDWSRSKPSAGDRRNDVFRTLQNIWKNTKNCGNWLTWNIKAVEIKETKKPTLLNVASWDAAHGLVVYDDIFPHFTGGLRQRVINITTMEFPPWQIFERDRNGKVIRHTGLVLELTKELGTRLNFSINIVEPADGKWGSRLSFSRWTGMVEQVRTGSVAFAGAGFTVTADRMSAVNFSMSLDAQPFTFMFARPKQLSRAYLFIQPYTPNAWITIFAMTLGAGPLIWAFNKITPFYDFYPDRPGSPIFSIWYNIWYCIGALLFQGQREMPVALSGRMVVGFFWLFVIVVLTAYSGNLVAFLTFPTYTNPINTLQDLIDNKGSLTWGILRGTALEDFLKTSEEKKYRDLYEGAILHDKADDKLLEMIRNQNHVYIEWKTNLQWLMKQDFMKTNSCDFSLGTENFFLQQVALAFPRDSPILERVNLEIIYMQRGGLVEHWRQEFWPSADRCSETATGGSDGEIIQAISVADMQGSFYVLFFGCGLAAVSFIIERLIHRGKEKRESEVIRPYLN, encoded by the exons ATGTTGTTTTGCGTCCTTTTGCTGCTGGCAAGCACCGGCATCCATGTCCGATCGGCTTATTACGAATTGTACTCTGAAATTCGACCGGATGAACGCTGGTTTCTCGACGATGCGAAATTGGTCCCAATTAGCTGCGACAATGGCGACTGCAGTACTCTTTTCAACAAGCACAACAAGCACAAGATCGCAAAACGTTCCGTCGTTCAGGTAGAAACTATCAAAGACTACATAAAGTTTTTGCTGCGGGGTAACAGAACTAAGGACGATGATACAAACACTGGACCATATCGAACCAGCAACATCACCTTAG GTGTGGTGATGGATAAGAACTTCATTGGAGACCTGCAGATGTTCACGAAAATTTTTGATATAACCAACCTGCCAGTTAGCACTGAACTGGAATATCTCCGTCAACAGAATTTCAGTATTACCTATTTTAACCCGACTGATAAACTGACCCCAA acATCAATACTGTCCTGTCTATTTTACCTTGTGAAATTCTCAATCGTTTTGACAAAAGTCTCGTCAGCTTGCCTGTTGTTCACATTGCCATCACAA GTGATAATTGTCCCAGAATCACTCGTTGGGCAGTTTTAATGGTGCCTGTAGTGAAAGCTGGAGGAGAACTGCCCCAGATTTTTACTGATCTGCGTCTAAGTGAAACACTTGGCTGGAAAGAAGCCATCATTATTGCTGAAGAACACACAA ATAAAGAATTATTCGATACGCTGGTCGACAGTTTGAGTCGTCCGGTTCTGCAAAAAAATCCTCTTGCCTTAACCGTCGTCAAACTCCATGGTCCGGTTGCGCTAAG gaaaaaaaatttcgaaaatcaGCTGTTACAATTACAAGTTAGACCTAAGGGCCGTAATTTCATCATGGTGGCTAAACAAGACACAGCTCTGTGGGCATTTGATGCG GCTACTGACATTGGAATGGTGAATCCATACTCCCAATGGCTATTCTTGATAACTGATTCGATTGATCCATCTATTTTCCTGCCAACTGTTGAGGACGGTCAAAACATATCGTTTTTGTACAACATCTCGGAAGCTGGTGAAAGCGATTCTACGCCATCGATAAATGAACCAAACGATCTCTCATGCTACAGTGCTCGTTTGCTCGAGGCCTACGTGAATGCGCTTCATCAGGTGATTCGTTCAGAAGAGACTCGTTACTTTCAGACGACTGAAGATGATTGGAGTAGATCAAAACCTTCGGCCGGTGACAGACGAAATGATGTCTTTCGAACTCTGCAG aACATTtggaaaaacacaaaaaattgtgGGAATTGGTTAACGTGGAACATAAAGGCTGTAGAAATCAAAGAGACTAAAAAACCAACGTTGTTGAATGTTGCCAGTTGGGACGCAGCACATGGTCTTGTCGTCTATGACGATATCTTTCCGCATTTCACTGGAGGACTCCGCCAACGAGTCATCAATATTACTACTATGGAG TTCCCTCCCTGGCAAATTTTTGAGCGGGATAGAAATGGCAAAGTGATACGTCACACTGGCTTGGTTTTGGaattaacaaaagaattgGGCACTCGTCTCAACTTCAG TATCAATATCGTGGAGCCTGCTGACGGTAAATGGGGCTCACGTCTAAGTTTCAGCCGCTGGACTGGCATGGTAGAACAAGTTCGCACAGGATCG GTCGCATTTGCTGGTGCGGGATTTACCGTTACAGCCGATCGAATGAGTGCCGTCAATTTCAGTATGTCGCTAGACGCTCAGCCCTTTACTTTCATGTTTGCCCGTCCTAAGCAGTTGAGCCGCGCTTACCTGTTCATTCAACCATATACACCGaac GCTTGGATTACCATTTTTGCCATGACATTAGGTGCTGGCCCTCTGATCTGGGCCTTCAATAAAATCACACCTTTCTACGATTTCTATCCAGATCGTCCTGGATCGCCTATATTTAGCATTTGGTACAACATTTGGTATTGTATTGGCGCCTTATTGTTTCAAG GTCAACGAGAAATGCCGGTTGCACTGAGCGGTCGCATGGTAGTGGGTTTCTTTTGGCTCTTCGTAATTGTCGTTTTAACTGCCTATTCGGGAAATCTTGTCGCCTTTCTGACATTCCCGACCTACACCAATCCTATAAACACCCTGCAGGATCTGATCGATAATAAAGGTTCTCTCACCTGGGGTATCCTTCGTGGCACGGCGCTCGAAGATTTTCTCAAG ACGTCGGAGGAAAAAAAGTACAGGGACCTATACGAAGGTGCAATCTTGCACGATAAGGCGGACGACAAGCTACTCGAAATGATACGCAACCAGAATCACGTTTATATCGAATGGAAAACTAATCTCCAATGGTTAATGAAACAAGATTTTATGAAGACCAATTCGTGTGATTTCTCCTTAG GAACTGAAAATTTCTTCTTGCAACAAGTTGCTTTGGCTTTCCCCAGAGATTCTCCCATCTTAGAGCGAGTCAATTTGGA AATCATCTACATGCAACGAGGAGGACTCGTTGAACATTGGCGTCAAGAGTTTTGGCCATCAGCCGATCGTTGTTCCGAGACAGCTACTGGTGGAAGTGACGGAGAAATTATTCAAGCTATTAGCGTGGCAGATATGCAAGGATCCTTCTACGTCCTCTTTTTTG GTTGTGGTTTGGCAGCCGTTTCATTCATTATTGAGAGACTGATCCACCGcggtaaagaaaaacgagagagcGAAGTTATACGTCCATACTTGAACTAA
- the LOC130699296 gene encoding KH homology domain-containing protein 4-like isoform X1 produces MDNVVDIKNNLNTHQSLQAAAQAAAQINAQLAAEGKIQPCQQNVQANNGYQKKDKKLKTGRKDLFNAEVEINGLPPRVRNLLTKGYIQEQIQWKSRAALCTKGRYVSPHEKLELNDERPLYICIQAVDKRAVDEAIHHIQDFIAEHTGSSPPPPIISPPLVPNHPPPQMSLIRDKVYINLDHAPEAFKIVDRVLGPSGDNFNYIQAETGVTVSLQGQGMSSSNSSDEPHHLLLEHIDPSAVQNARSLALSLVGTLQQDFIQWQREQQALQQQQLVYTFSQPYFGGSSTPNGNFHYPAVAMVYGVENGIPQTTTARAPQLVQTQRHTRGLAGKRPSRFDYQQSTGVLPVQQTTTASLTDPHRLAMDYFRRSKDVTLSANAC; encoded by the exons ATGGACAACGTAGTTgacattaaaaataatttgaacACCCATCAAAGTTTACAAGCTGCAGCCCAAGCTGCTGCTCAGATTAACGCCCAATTAGCGGCTGAAGGTAAAATTCAACCATGTCAACAAAACGTTCAAGCTAATAATGGCTACCAGAAGAAGGATAAGAAGCTTAAAACAGGGAGAAAAGATCTTTTCAATGCCGAAGTTGAAATCAATGGTCTTCCTCCCAGAGTACGAAACCTACTCACCAAAGGATACATCCAAGAACAAATCCAGTGGAAATCAA GGGCTGCATTGTGTACCAAAGGGCGCTATGTTTCTCCACATGAAAAACTTGAATTAAATGATGAAAGACCACTGTATATATGTATTCAGGCTGTAGACAAACGTGCTGTTGATGAAGCTATTCATCACATTCAAGATTTCATTGCTGAGCACACAGGATCTAGTCCACCACCTCCCATCATATCCCCACCCCTTGTTCCAAATCACCCCCCTCCTCAAATGTCTCTTATAAGAGATAAAGTTTATATTAACCTTGACCATGCACCTGAAGCCTTCAAGATTGTTGACAGAGTGCTTGGTCCTTCTGGTGACAattttaattacattcaaGCAGAAACTGGAGTGACTGTGTCATTGCAAGGACAGGGAATGAGTTCGTCTAATTCCAGTGATGAACCCCATCATTTATTACTTGA ACATATCGATCCATCTGCAGTTCAAAATGCCCGGTCGTTGGCGCTAAGTTTGGTTGGAACCCTCCAACAGGATTTCATTCAATGGCAGAGAGAACAGCAAGCAttgcagcaacagcaactAGTTTACACATTTTCCCAACCCTACTTCGGCGG GTCTTCAACCCCTAATGGGAATTTCCATTATCCAGCCGTTGCAATGGTATATGGTGTGGAAAATGGCATACCACAAACTACAACTGCCAGAGCGCCACAGTTGGTACAAACTCAGCGACATACCAGAGGCTTGGCGGGCAAAAGGCCCTCACGGTTCGATTACCAACAATCCACAGGTGTGTTGCCTGTCCAACAAACAACAACGGCTTCTCTTACTGATCCTCATAGGCTGGCGATGGATTATTTTAGACGTTCGAAGGATGTGACTTTGTCTGCCAACGCTTGCTAA
- the LOC130699296 gene encoding KH homology domain-containing protein 4-like isoform X2 gives MDNVVDIKNNLNTHQSLQAAAQAAAQINAQLAAEGKIQPCQQNVQANNGYQKKDKKLKTGRKDLFNAEVEINGLPPRVRNLLTKGYIQEQIQWKSRAALCTKGRYVSPHEKLELNDERPLYICIQAVDKRAVDEAIHHIQDFIAEHTGSSPPPPIISPPLVPNHPPPQMSLIRDKVYINLDHAPEAFKIVDRVLGPSGDNFNYIQAETGVTVSLQGQGMSSSNSSDEPHHLLLEHIDPSAVQNARSLALSLVGTLQQDFIQWQREQQALQQQQLVYTFSQPYFGGSSTPNGNFHYPAVAMVYGVENGIPQTTTARAPQLVQTQRHTRGLAGKRPSRFDYQQSTGLDLAVAHQPETKRPKISHMAYS, from the exons ATGGACAACGTAGTTgacattaaaaataatttgaacACCCATCAAAGTTTACAAGCTGCAGCCCAAGCTGCTGCTCAGATTAACGCCCAATTAGCGGCTGAAGGTAAAATTCAACCATGTCAACAAAACGTTCAAGCTAATAATGGCTACCAGAAGAAGGATAAGAAGCTTAAAACAGGGAGAAAAGATCTTTTCAATGCCGAAGTTGAAATCAATGGTCTTCCTCCCAGAGTACGAAACCTACTCACCAAAGGATACATCCAAGAACAAATCCAGTGGAAATCAA GGGCTGCATTGTGTACCAAAGGGCGCTATGTTTCTCCACATGAAAAACTTGAATTAAATGATGAAAGACCACTGTATATATGTATTCAGGCTGTAGACAAACGTGCTGTTGATGAAGCTATTCATCACATTCAAGATTTCATTGCTGAGCACACAGGATCTAGTCCACCACCTCCCATCATATCCCCACCCCTTGTTCCAAATCACCCCCCTCCTCAAATGTCTCTTATAAGAGATAAAGTTTATATTAACCTTGACCATGCACCTGAAGCCTTCAAGATTGTTGACAGAGTGCTTGGTCCTTCTGGTGACAattttaattacattcaaGCAGAAACTGGAGTGACTGTGTCATTGCAAGGACAGGGAATGAGTTCGTCTAATTCCAGTGATGAACCCCATCATTTATTACTTGA ACATATCGATCCATCTGCAGTTCAAAATGCCCGGTCGTTGGCGCTAAGTTTGGTTGGAACCCTCCAACAGGATTTCATTCAATGGCAGAGAGAACAGCAAGCAttgcagcaacagcaactAGTTTACACATTTTCCCAACCCTACTTCGGCGG GTCTTCAACCCCTAATGGGAATTTCCATTATCCAGCCGTTGCAATGGTATATGGTGTGGAAAATGGCATACCACAAACTACAACTGCCAGAGCGCCACAGTTGGTACAAACTCAGCGACATACCAGAGGCTTGGCGGGCAAAAGGCCCTCACGGTTCGATTACCAACAATCCACAG GGCTTGATTTAGCTGTTGCACACCAACCAGAGACTAAACGACCGAAAATCTCTCATATGGCCTACTCTTGA